From the genome of Halobacteriovorax marinus SJ:
AGAATCACGTTGCAGGAAGTGTTTATACAAAAACTCCAGACATAAAAAAAGTAAGAGAATATATAAAGAAAGGAATGATTCTATGATTAAGGCCATTGTCTATCACGGTTCTCCGGGAACAGAAGAGGACTTTAAGTTTTTAGAAGGTTATCTTGAGAACGTCGTGATGGCCTCCAGAGGGAAGTCATATGACGGAGATATTTATATTGGATATTCGTTTGGAAGCTACTTTGCGATAAAGGATTTTGTAAATAATCCAAAAGCAAGTAAGCTAATTTTGATCTCACCATATTTATTTTCTGAACCCTTAGGTAGTTTGAAGAAGTTACTATTAAGTAATTCTCTAAGTGCAAATTTCTTAATCTCAAAGTTAAAAGATAAAATTATTGATGAATTAATTGAGAAGTCGGCTCATCCAAAAAGTGCTTCCAATGAGTACCGTGAAATAGCGGCGAGATATAATAATGTCAATATTCTTCAAAGGGCTGCACTAGAGAAGGAAATTCCTGCAAGTGAAATAGAAGATCTGTGCAAGAAGTGCAAAGATAGAGAAGTCGTCATCATTTGGGGGGACCAAGATCAGTCTACAGATCTAGGGCATATTCAAAGAATTCGAAAATTAATCACAGCAAAAGAAATTACTTTAACTGGAGCCGGTCACGCGATCCCATGGACTCACCGAGAAGAGGTGATGAAGTATATTCTAGAAAATAGTAAGGAGAGAATTGGCTATCATAGTGGAGAGAGTGCAGGTAATAACGTTGCAACTTTTCTGCGTGAGCATGTGCGAGAGAATCCTGAAAAAAGTGTTCTTACTTGGGTAGACTTACAGAAAATTTCAGGATGGAAGGGAGATTTAAACACACCTCTTCCCCATGAATCGATTAGTGTTAAAGAGCTAGATCATCTTGTTTCTAAAATATCAGGAGGTCTTTTAAAATTAGGTATAAAGAAAGGTGATAGAGTGATTATCTTTATCCCTATGTCTTTACAGTTATATGCAGCGATGTTTGCCCTTCAAAAAATTGGAGCGGTCGCGGTTTTTCTCGATAGCTGGGCAAGGAGAGATCAACTGGGGGTGAGTGCACAGACTGCGGAGCCAAAGGCCATCCTTTCTCTAGAGAAAGCCTTCATGTATCTTAAAGGGGTTCAGGAGATCGAAGATATTGAGTTGAAGATTTCTGTTGGGCCAGTTGAAGGGAAGTACGACTCTTCTTTAGAGGAGTTAATGCAAAGTGAACCTAATGATGAGATCACACCTGTTGAAAAAGAACATACTGCACTTATAACATTTACAACAGGAAGTTCTGGAAAGCCAAAGGGAGCAGATCGCTCCCATCGATTCTTATCTGCTCAGCACTATGCTCTAAATAGGCATATTCCATATATTGAAAGCGATGTTGATTTGCCAGTCTTTCCTATATTCTCTTTGAATAATTTAGCAGCAGGGGTAACAACAGTAATTCCAGCAATAGATGTTGGGGCCCCGAATGAGAGAGATCCTCTAATTCTTATCGCTCAATTTCTTACGATGAAAGTCACATGTACAACACTTTCACCGTCTCTATTAAATGCTGTGAGTGCATTCTGTTTAAAGAATAATTTAAAACTCAACGGACTTAAGAGAATTGTAACTGGAGGAGCTCCTGTCTCAAGAGATGATGTTCAAAGGATTAAAGAGGCCGCTCCGAATGCAGAGATTCTCGTTCTCTATGGATCAACTGAGGTTGAACCTATGGCCCATATTGAAGCAAAAGACATGCTTGCTCAAGTTGGAGATGACGATCCTGAGATTGTAGAGCCAGGGGTTAATGTTGGTAAGTTTGATT
Proteins encoded in this window:
- a CDS encoding AMP-binding protein gives rise to the protein MIKAIVYHGSPGTEEDFKFLEGYLENVVMASRGKSYDGDIYIGYSFGSYFAIKDFVNNPKASKLILISPYLFSEPLGSLKKLLLSNSLSANFLISKLKDKIIDELIEKSAHPKSASNEYREIAARYNNVNILQRAALEKEIPASEIEDLCKKCKDREVVIIWGDQDQSTDLGHIQRIRKLITAKEITLTGAGHAIPWTHREEVMKYILENSKERIGYHSGESAGNNVATFLREHVRENPEKSVLTWVDLQKISGWKGDLNTPLPHESISVKELDHLVSKISGGLLKLGIKKGDRVIIFIPMSLQLYAAMFALQKIGAVAVFLDSWARRDQLGVSAQTAEPKAILSLEKAFMYLKGVQEIEDIELKISVGPVEGKYDSSLEELMQSEPNDEITPVEKEHTALITFTTGSSGKPKGADRSHRFLSAQHYALNRHIPYIESDVDLPVFPIFSLNNLAAGVTTVIPAIDVGAPNERDPLILIAQFLTMKVTCTTLSPSLLNAVSAFCLKNNLKLNGLKRIVTGGAPVSRDDVQRIKEAAPNAEILVLYGSTEVEPMAHIEAKDMLAQVGDDDPEIVEPGVNVGKFDSGLEVKYIKIINDPITINSESEWQDIEVAKGSAGEIIVSGEHVCRNYYNNEEAFKKTKIVDNQNRVWHRTGDLGFEDEKGDLWLVGRVHNAINRGGEYCFPVRAEIVMKRVSGLLHAAYLGIPDDRLTEKPIAVFSVKEGEDASLVRSEIERMLTKNEIIFDDIIHVESIPMDPRHHSKVEYHVLRDSLKNEGKI